Sequence from the Gloeocapsa sp. PCC 73106 genome:
TGAGCTACCAATTCAAGCTGTGTGTCTCCGTCTAAAAGAGCGGTAGGTTCATCTAACAGTAGAACTTGACAATGACGGGCGATCGCTCCTGCAATCGCGATACGTTGTTTTTGTCCACCACTGAGAGCATAAATAGGGCGTTTCTCCAGATGTAATAAATTAACCGCAGCCAAAGCCTCCCTTACTCTGGCTTGAGTTTGTTTTAGGGAGAGATTCTCTTCTACTAATCCAAAAGCGATATCAGCCGCTACTGTGGGCATTACCAACTGATGATCGGGATTTTGAAAAACAAAACCCAGAGGTTTCAGTGTAGCCAACTCACCCCCAGATGGCTCAAGTAGTCCCCCCAATAATCGCAGCAGAGTAGACTTCCCGCTGCCATTATTACCCAAAAGCATCCAAAATTCTCCCTGAGGAACTTCTAGAGAGCAAGAATCCAGCACTTT
This genomic interval carries:
- a CDS encoding energy-coupling factor ABC transporter ATP-binding protein, translating into MDNLAIKVKQVSFSWHQRAKVLDSCSLEVPQGEFWMLLGNNGSGKSTLLRLLGGLLEPSGGELATLKPLGFVFQNPDHQLVMPTVAADIAFGLVEENLSLKQTQARVREALAAVNLLHLEKRPIYALSGGQKQRIAIAGAIARHCQVLLLDEPTALLDGDTQLELVAQVRSLVKNRGLTALWVTHRLEELDYCDGAFLLAGGRVIAQGDPQSLKRRMMQIVAQEC